One part of the Mustela erminea isolate mMusErm1 chromosome 11, mMusErm1.Pri, whole genome shotgun sequence genome encodes these proteins:
- the LOC116569674 gene encoding histidine triad nucleotide-binding protein 1-like, which produces MADEIAKAQATRPGGDTIFRKIIRKEIPAKVIFEDDHCLAFHDISSQAPTHFLVIPKKHISQISVAEDDDESLLGHLMIVSKKCAADLGLKKGYRMVVNEGSDGGQSVYHVHLHVLGGRQMNWPPG; this is translated from the coding sequence ATGGCAGATGAGATCGCCAAGGCTCAGGCCACGCGGCCTGGTGGCGACACAATCTTCAGGAAGATCATTCGCAAGGAAATCCCAGCCAAAGTCATTTTTGAGGATGACCATTGTCTTGCTTTCCATGACATTTCCTCTCAAGCACCAACTCATTTTCTGGTGATACCCAAGAAACATATATCCCAGATTTCTGTAGCAGAAGATGATGATGAAAGTCTTCTTGGACATTTAATGATTGTTAGCAAGAAATGTGCTGCTGATTTGGGCCTGAAGAAGGGTTATCGAATGGTGGTGAATGAAGGTTCAGATGGGGGACAGTCTGTCTATCATGTTCATCTCCATGTTCTTGGAGGTCGGCAGATGAATTGGCCTCCTGGTTAA